A portion of the Diprion similis isolate iyDipSimi1 chromosome 4, iyDipSimi1.1, whole genome shotgun sequence genome contains these proteins:
- the LOC124406080 gene encoding uncharacterized Golgi apparatus membrane protein-like protein CG5021 isoform X4 has translation MASATMDDDTIAFGEEETAQDSERLRHPYVTTFHLFFRVAAIVVYLVCGLFSSSFIGSFVVVVLLLSMDFWTVKNITGRLMVGLRWWNYVDDDGKSHWVFESRKGSQQNRISAAEARIFWLALILCPLAWSIFFIVAFFSGSFKWLLLVCIAITLNGANLYGYIKCKMEKNQNISAAAGDFFKTQVLNNVATMMSRSPPTNTPGQTINVI, from the exons ATGGCGTCTGCTACG ATGGATGACGATACGATCGCTTTTGGGGAGGAGGAAACTGCCCAGGACTCAGAGAGATTGAG ACACCCGTACGTTACGACGTTTCACTTGTTCTTCAGGGTAGCAGCCATTGTGGTTTACTTGGTATGCGGATTATTTTCCTCAAGCTTTATTGGAAGCTTCGTTGTCGTTGTGCTGCTACTCTCAATGGATTTTTGGACCGTTAAAAATATAACTGGAAGATTGATGGTCGGACTGAGGTGGTGGAATTATGTTGACGATGATGGAAAAAGCCATTGGGTTTTTGAATCAAGAAAG GGCTCACAACAGAATCGGATCAGTGCAGCTGAAGCTCGGATATTTTGGCTTGCCTTGATCCTGTGCCCTCTTGCttggtcgattttttttatagtagcCTTCTTTAGTGGGAGTTTCAAGTGGCTGCTTCTGGTATGCATAGCTATTACTTTGAATGGTGCGAACCTTTATGGCTACATAAAGTgtaagatggaaaaaaatcagaacaTTTCAGCAGCAGCCGGTGATTTCTTCAAGACCCAAGTACTGAATAAT GTAGCTACAATGATGTCTCGAAGTCCACCAACCAACACTCCAGGACAAACGATAAAtgtgatataa
- the LOC124406080 gene encoding uncharacterized Golgi apparatus membrane protein-like protein CG5021 isoform X3, translating to MASATVPLLMDDDTIAFGEEETAQDSERLRHPYVTTFHLFFRVAAIVVYLVCGLFSSSFIGSFVVVVLLLSMDFWTVKNITGRLMVGLRWWNYVDDDGKSHWVFESRKNRISAAEARIFWLALILCPLAWSIFFIVAFFSGSFKWLLLVCIAITLNGANLYGYIKCKMEKNQNISAAAGDFFKTQVLNNVATMMSRSPPTNTPGQTINVI from the exons ATGGCGTCTGCTACG GTACCATTGTTGATGGATGACGATACGATCGCTTTTGGGGAGGAGGAAACTGCCCAGGACTCAGAGAGATTGAG ACACCCGTACGTTACGACGTTTCACTTGTTCTTCAGGGTAGCAGCCATTGTGGTTTACTTGGTATGCGGATTATTTTCCTCAAGCTTTATTGGAAGCTTCGTTGTCGTTGTGCTGCTACTCTCAATGGATTTTTGGACCGTTAAAAATATAACTGGAAGATTGATGGTCGGACTGAGGTGGTGGAATTATGTTGACGATGATGGAAAAAGCCATTGGGTTTTTGAATCAAGAAAG AATCGGATCAGTGCAGCTGAAGCTCGGATATTTTGGCTTGCCTTGATCCTGTGCCCTCTTGCttggtcgattttttttatagtagcCTTCTTTAGTGGGAGTTTCAAGTGGCTGCTTCTGGTATGCATAGCTATTACTTTGAATGGTGCGAACCTTTATGGCTACATAAAGTgtaagatggaaaaaaatcagaacaTTTCAGCAGCAGCCGGTGATTTCTTCAAGACCCAAGTACTGAATAAT GTAGCTACAATGATGTCTCGAAGTCCACCAACCAACACTCCAGGACAAACGATAAAtgtgatataa
- the LOC124406080 gene encoding uncharacterized Golgi apparatus membrane protein-like protein CG5021 isoform X1 — translation MASATVPLLMDDDTIAFGEEETAQDSERLRHPYVTTFHLFFRVAAIVVYLVCGLFSSSFIGSFVVVVLLLSMDFWTVKNITGRLMVGLRWWNYVDDDGKSHWVFESRKGSQQNRISAAEARIFWLALILCPLAWSIFFIVAFFSGSFKWLLLVCIAITLNGANLYGYIKCKMEKNQNISAAAGDFFKTQVLNNVATMMSRSPPTNTPGQTINVI, via the exons ATGGCGTCTGCTACG GTACCATTGTTGATGGATGACGATACGATCGCTTTTGGGGAGGAGGAAACTGCCCAGGACTCAGAGAGATTGAG ACACCCGTACGTTACGACGTTTCACTTGTTCTTCAGGGTAGCAGCCATTGTGGTTTACTTGGTATGCGGATTATTTTCCTCAAGCTTTATTGGAAGCTTCGTTGTCGTTGTGCTGCTACTCTCAATGGATTTTTGGACCGTTAAAAATATAACTGGAAGATTGATGGTCGGACTGAGGTGGTGGAATTATGTTGACGATGATGGAAAAAGCCATTGGGTTTTTGAATCAAGAAAG GGCTCACAACAGAATCGGATCAGTGCAGCTGAAGCTCGGATATTTTGGCTTGCCTTGATCCTGTGCCCTCTTGCttggtcgattttttttatagtagcCTTCTTTAGTGGGAGTTTCAAGTGGCTGCTTCTGGTATGCATAGCTATTACTTTGAATGGTGCGAACCTTTATGGCTACATAAAGTgtaagatggaaaaaaatcagaacaTTTCAGCAGCAGCCGGTGATTTCTTCAAGACCCAAGTACTGAATAAT GTAGCTACAATGATGTCTCGAAGTCCACCAACCAACACTCCAGGACAAACGATAAAtgtgatataa
- the LOC124406080 gene encoding uncharacterized Golgi apparatus membrane protein-like protein CG5021 isoform X2 gives MASATVPLLMDDDTIAFGEEETAQDSERLRHPYVTTFHLFFRVAAIVVYLVCGLFSSSFIGSFVVVVLLLSMDFWTVKNITGRLMVGLRWWNYVDDDGKSHWVFESRKQNRISAAEARIFWLALILCPLAWSIFFIVAFFSGSFKWLLLVCIAITLNGANLYGYIKCKMEKNQNISAAAGDFFKTQVLNNVATMMSRSPPTNTPGQTINVI, from the exons ATGGCGTCTGCTACG GTACCATTGTTGATGGATGACGATACGATCGCTTTTGGGGAGGAGGAAACTGCCCAGGACTCAGAGAGATTGAG ACACCCGTACGTTACGACGTTTCACTTGTTCTTCAGGGTAGCAGCCATTGTGGTTTACTTGGTATGCGGATTATTTTCCTCAAGCTTTATTGGAAGCTTCGTTGTCGTTGTGCTGCTACTCTCAATGGATTTTTGGACCGTTAAAAATATAACTGGAAGATTGATGGTCGGACTGAGGTGGTGGAATTATGTTGACGATGATGGAAAAAGCCATTGGGTTTTTGAATCAAGAAAG CAGAATCGGATCAGTGCAGCTGAAGCTCGGATATTTTGGCTTGCCTTGATCCTGTGCCCTCTTGCttggtcgattttttttatagtagcCTTCTTTAGTGGGAGTTTCAAGTGGCTGCTTCTGGTATGCATAGCTATTACTTTGAATGGTGCGAACCTTTATGGCTACATAAAGTgtaagatggaaaaaaatcagaacaTTTCAGCAGCAGCCGGTGATTTCTTCAAGACCCAAGTACTGAATAAT GTAGCTACAATGATGTCTCGAAGTCCACCAACCAACACTCCAGGACAAACGATAAAtgtgatataa